CTGACCGATACCCGCGAAGTTCCCCTCCAATGTGGAGAGGTCGCCTGCGAGTCGGTCGAGCTTCGGCCGCAGGCTGTTGGTGTACTGGTCCCGCGCCCCGACGATCGCTGCCTGTACGGCATCCACGTCCCGCAGGATTGCGCTGCGCGCCGCGGCAACGTCACCCGTCGACTGGGGACCGGCCGCCGCCGCGTCGAGGCGCTGCTCGAGAGCCTCCTGACGGTCGACGATGCCAGCGACTCGATTGGCGAGAAGATTCACAGCGTCCCGGGTCACAGGGTCCAGACCTGCCGCCGATGCCTGGTCCCGCAACCGATCACGAAGCTGGGCGTACGACTCGGCCTGCTGCCCGACTATCCAGGAGGCCTGCGACAGCGTCGCCACGGACTGCGGCGACGGCGAGTTGCCCAAGATCCGGTCGACCTCGGCACGAAGAGCCTCGAAGCTTCCGGCGCTGGCGCTGAAGGCCTGCGAGAGTCGCTCGGACGTCGATGCGAGGACGTCCCGGGCGGAGGTGACGGCGCCGGCACCCTGTCCGATTGCTCCGGAGGTGTCCCGCACGGCATCGGACGATGCGGTGGCGAGCGAACCGGCGCTGGAGAGCAGACTGTCGGCAGACGAGAGCACCACTGCGAAGATGTCGGCAGTGCCGGCTGCCGAATTCAGCTGGGTGGAGATCCCGCCCACCGAAGCCTGCAGCCGGTCCAGAGTCTGCTGCGTCTCGGAGCCCTCGAGATAGGTGGCCAATGACGACACCAGCGCCAGGCCGACCTCGTTGAGGGTCTTGGTAAAGCTGGTGTTGATCTGCGTCGATACCTCCGTCGCGGCCTCGCCGGTGATCAGCGAGGAGAGTGCGTTCTTCTTCTCGTTGACGTAGAGGTCGATCTCCGCCGGCGAGGCGCCGGGGGCGATGAAGGTCAGCATCTTCTGGCTGAGGTCCTTCGGCAGCACGATCGCTGCGTAGTACTCCTCGGACTTGGTGCCCTCGATCGCTTCTTCCTCCGAGACGAACTGCCAGTCGATGTCGCTGTTGGCGCGCAGCTGCGAGACCACCTGGTCGCCCACGTTCACGCGCATCGGGAACAGGTCGCTCTCGAAACCCTCGTCGGCGCTGGCGACCGCAACCTTGAGGTTATTGACGTTGTCGAACGGGTCCCAGCTCGACAACACGTTGAACCACGCGAAGAAGGAGGGGATCAGTATGACGCCGACGAGCACCACCGCCGCGACCACGTTGCTGGTGGCCTGACGGAAGTCATGACGGATCAGGGTGATGATGTTGTTCACGCGTTCTGTCCCTGCTTCTCAAGCTGGTCGAGTCGGGCGTCCGACCTGATCGCGATATCTTCCTGTGCCAGAGCTCGCTTCAACGCATCGTCTGGAAGATCGCTGACCTCTGCGCCGTACAGGACGTTCTGGTTGATGTACTCGACCACCACGATCGAACCCATAACGAGAAGGCACAGGAGCCCCCACAGTCCGAGGACTGTGGCCTTCTCATCGGGGAAGACGGACCCGATCACGAAGAGAACCACGGCCCCGATCAGGCCGGCGAACAGTGCGGCGCGCTGCGCGGCCTTGTGGTTGGTGTCCAGCCAACGACGCTTGCGGGCGTTGTCCTCCCGGAACTTGTCCCGATCGGTCAGGGCCTGCACCAACTGGGTGAGCCTGTGACGGGAGCCGAGGATCTGCACGTCCTCGCTCAGGAACAGACCGGTATCGGCCAACTTGCTGTTGAACAATCGAGCGAAGTTGCCCAGCCGCTGGCGGAGGAACAGCCCGAGGATGAAGGCCAGCGCGGCCAAGAGTACGAGTACGGCCATGTACCGGAGGTAGTGCAAGCCGTAAAAGCCGCCGATGGTCTCGCGCAGCGCGTCGATCCCGTACGTGAACGGGAAGAACGGGAACAACGCCCGGAAGAAGTCCGGCATCATCTCGATCGGATAGATTCCTGAGGCGCCGGGAATCTGCATGATCACCAGCAACACGGCTATGCCCTTACCGATGTAGCCGAAGGACACCGAGAGCGCATAGATGATGGACATGTAGACGAGGCCGATGAACACCGCCGTGGCGACGAACACGACGGGGTTGACCGTCTGGACGCCGATCACCACATTGCCGATGCTCACCAGCAGCGCCTGGATGACGTTCATCACCGCGAACAGCAGCCAGCGCCCGAAGTACGCCTGCCGCACCGTCAGGCCCTCGACATCCTCGTCGTCGACCTCGAGCTTGAACAGCACCATCAACACGAACCCGGCGATCCACAGCGACAGGTTGGTGAACAGGGGCGCCATCGACGAGCCGTAGGCCGGCACCGGGAACAGGTCGTTCTCGTGGACCACCACGGGCCCCGCCATGAATTCGGCGATCGTGTCCGGGTCGAGCGAGGTCAGTGTGCTCACCTGGTTGAGGAGGTCCGTGGCACTGATCGCACTGAGGTCGGTCTGCAGGGCGATGAGATCCGATTGCACGTCCGCGAGGTTCCCGTCCAGCGACGACACTGCGGTGCCGGTCTCATCCATGACCGATTCCAGTTCGGTGAGCATGCCAACGGCCTCGCCCACGAGCACACGCTGCGAATCGAGCGCCGAGGAGAACGCCCCGACGGTCGCGGACAGCGACGACATGGACTGGTTGAGCCCCGGGAAGGTCCCCGACAACACACTCTGCAGCGCGCCGGAGGAACGCTGGGCGGCGGCCATGGCCTCCGACGCGGCGGCCGTCTGATCGGCCACCGTGGACACACCAGCCTGCGCGGCCTCCAGGGTCGCCAGGAGCTCCTGATCGCGGACCGTCTGCGCTTCGAGCGCGCCGATCACCTGGTTCAGCTGGTTCTTGAGCGGCAGCCCGTCAGGGGTGGCGGCGACGAGAGGAAGCATGGTGGCGAGTAGCGCCTGATTTGCGGTGATCACCGCCTGCACATCACGCTGAGCTGTGCTGAGAGCCGACCGGGCCGCGTCGGCGCCGACCGCGACCTGCCCGACGCTCTCGTTGAGGCGGGTGGTGGCGCCCGTGAGGTTCGCCGTGCCGGAGACGTAGGCGCCGGTCAGGGTGTCGGAGAACTTGACCAGGTCGCCCTGGACCTCGTTGACGAGGCCCTGCGCGTCGGAGACCGCTGCGGTGACGTCCCCGATGGCCGCGTCCACCCGCTCCAGGGCTCGCCTGGCATCGGTGAGCGCCGCCGCCCCGGGCTCGAGCGTGCCGTTCAACTCGGTCAGGGTCGTGCGGGTGGCCTGGACCGTCGCGAGGGCCTGGTCCAACGCGGTCAGCGTCTGGCTGCGCGAATCGACCAGCCAGTCTCCCGCATCGACCCCGGCCTGCTCGGCTTCCTTAGCGATGGTCTGTGCGACGGTGGAGACGAAGTTCGAGTTGATCTGCGTGTCGAGCGTGGACGCACCGACCTCGGTGATCTTCGGGGCGATCGCGTTGGCCTTCTCGTTGGTGTAGTACTCGAGTTCCGGCCGGACGAAGTCGCCGGTGACGATGGTGAGGAGGTTCTTGCTGAAATCGGGGGGCATGACGATCGCGGCGTAGCTCTCGCCGGACCTGACCGATTCCATGGCCGCGTCCTCATCCATGAACTGCCAGCCGAGCTGGTCGTTCGACTTGAGCTGGGCCACCACCTGCTCGCCGACGTTCACTTCACCGGTCAGCTCGGTACTGGCTCCCTCGTCCTGGTTGACGACGGCGACCTTGATGTGGTCCGCGTTCCCATACGGATCCCAGAACGCGATGATGTTGACCCAGGCGTAGAGCGAGGGCAGCACCAGCAGTCCGATGATGATCGCCCACGACTTCGGAGCCCGACGGATACGCGTGAGGTCACGACGAAGCACCTTGTAGGCGTTGCGCATGCACTTTCCCCGCTTAGCTGTATGGGCATTCATGGATCGCACCGTGGATAAGGGACTTCCCCCACTTCAGTTGACTCGTGGGGTTGAGCGGTTCAGGCCGCGTGTGCGGCCTGATTGGTTGTCTCGAACGGGTACTTGCCGGGCACGTCTGCGGTCGCCTCGATGATCGCTCGGCGAACACTGTCGCGGCGGAAGCGGGATGGACACCGCGGAATCACGACACCGGGAGCGGCTCCGGCGCCGATTTCCTGCGACCGAGGAAGACTGCAGACGCCAGGAGGAAGCACACTGCGCCGACGAACGTGCCCACGTTGGCCAAGTTGGGGTCGAGCGAGGTCCCGTGGTGCAGGACGAATGCTCCGACTGCGGAGATGCCGAACGCGATCGAACCGAGGGTGTTGAGCCAGACGCTCTGCCAGTCCCTCGACTTCGGTGCCCAGTAGGTTCCGGCTCTGAACAGAATGAGTACGGCGAGGGCGCTTGAAACGAGGAAGGCGATGGAGCCTTCCGCGTTCGGATTCCAGACCAGGTGCATCTCCCCTTTCACGGTGTGGGCGTGGAGTGCGGAGCCGGTGCTGATGTTGAACAGGATCGTCCCGAGTAGCTGGACTGCGGCAGCCAGCCACAGCGCGCGGACCGCGGGACGGCCGGCGTCGACGACGGTGGCCGGTTGACTCAACGTTAGCTGTAGGAACGCGGCTGCGGTGAAGAACCAGGATCCCGCGAAGAAGAAGACGTTCGCGAGCATGACCCCCGAAGACAGCAGACAGATACGGCGCCGAACCGAGCGCGAAGAGGGCGGAGCCGATCACGAAGCCCCAGGACTGCATTCGCAGTGTCCGGTGAATCAACATGCGCCGCATGATAGTTAGAATCCCAGATACTTTCAGCACGACACTCGGTCCATTTGTCGACACGACAACCTCGTGTGATTCGACGAATCGCGCCCCTCGGGTCGACACGGAACGGGTTGCCCGCGCCGTGGCGAGCAGGACGGCTTCCTCGGTGTTACGGTCGGCCCATGCCACCCAAATCGGACGCTGGTACTCGTTTGCTGTTCCGTAACGTTCGTGTATACGACGGCGTGTCGCCGTCACTCGTCACCGGTGACGTCCTGATCGACGGGGCGACCATCGCGGGGGTGTCCAGCTCCCCTGTCGGCGAAGATCCGAGCCGGGATACCATCGTCATCGACGGTGGAAATCGTGTCCTGATGCCGGGCATGAGTGACGCCCACGTGCATCTGGTCGGAAATGCCAACTCCTACGTCGACATGGTGGCGGGAACCGAATCCCACATCGCACTCAACGGTCTCGCCGAAGCCAAGAACATGCTGCACCGCGGATTCACCGCGGTGTGCGACATGGCCGGCGACACCGGGAGTATCAAGTCGGTGATCGACCGCGGACTCTTCGAGGGACCTCGCATCTATCCGTCGCAGGCCGCGATCTCCTAGACCGGCGGGCACGGCGACTTCGGATTCGTCTACGAGTGTCCGACAGCGCTCGGCGGAAATCAAAGTCGCGCAGAGGAAATCGGGTTCATGCGGGTGGCTGACGGGCCGGATCGCGTCCTCGCCGCCGTCCGTGAGCAGCTCAAGAAGGGCGCATCCCAGATCAAGGTGATGGTCGGCGGTGGTGCCGCGTCCATGTACGACCCGCTCTACACCGTCCAGTTCACCGATCCCGAACTTCGTGCGGCTGTGCACGCCGCCACCGACTACGGAACCTACGTCGCCACGCACGTCTACAACGTCACGGGCATCCGCCGGGCGGTCGCGGCAGGGGTGAAGTCGATCGAGCATGGCCACCTCGCCGACGAGGAGACCATCGCCCTGCTGGCGGAGAAGGATGTCTGGCTGTCGATGCAGCCGTTCGCGTTGGGAGATCACCACTACCCGGATCCGAACCGAGCCGACAAGGACAAGGAGATCTGCTCGGGAACGGACAACGTATACGAGTGGGCGCGCAAGCACGGCGTCAAGACCGCATGGGGCACTGATCTCCTGCTCGAACCTCAGCTTGCGCACCGGCAGAGTGAGATGGCAGCACGCCTCGGCGATCACTACAGCAACGCCGACGCCCTCCGGATGCTCACCTCGGGCAACGCCGAATTGTTCCGGCTCGCCGGCGAGCGAGATCCGTACCGGCAGGCCCCGTTCGGGGTGATCGCCGAGGGCGCGTGGGCGGACGTCCTGCTGGTCGACGGCAATCCACTCGAAGATCTCAGCTTGCTGGCCGACCCCGCGAAACACCTCTCCGTCATCGTCAAGAACGGCAACGTGGTCAAGAACCTTCTCCAGTAGCGCACGTTAACAGACATCCGATTCCGGGTGACGTGGCCGGAATCGGTCAGTGCGTTGTACCCGAATCCGGAGGTCGAGTTGGTCGACATGCAGTCCGAGAGTTGGCAGCCACCGCCGCCAATCGTCACGAACACCGCAGGAACCCTGGTATCAGCCCGCAGCATCGAACTGCACGGGCCGTGGGGGCACGTGTTCGGCCCACTCGACCTCGACATCGACCTCGGCGGGGTCAGCGTCATCGCCGCCCAGGCCGGTGCAGTCCGAACCGCACTGCTGATGGCACTGTGCGGCCGGATGCGACTCAATGCCGGTTCGTTGACCGTCCTCGGCAACGACAAGCAGACGACGGTGTTCGCGCAGTCGTCGATCGCGTGCGTGAACGAACTCGAAGAAGTACAGCCGTCCGTCACCGTCCGCTACCTGGTCACAGAACAGCTGCGCTGGGGATTCCCCGTGGTACCGGATGGTGCCCCGGGTGAAGGAATCCGGGCCGGCGGCATCTATCCGGTGCCGACCACCGCGAAACCATTCCAGTGCATCCACCCGTTCGACCCGATGACCTACACGGTGAACGGGCTCCGGCAGCCCACCGTCGCCGGTCACGTCGACTCCAGGCTGCGGATCGCGATCGCGGTACTCACCGGCATCCTCCTCGTCACGCTCACGGCCAGCGCCGTGTCCGTGCGACGCAACCGCCGCTACACGATGGAACGCCTCTACCCCCCGATCGAGGTCTGATCCACCCCGAACCGGCCACCCCCCGCTCGACCCGTACACGCCAAGGATCGTCCGTTCGACCCGGTGGAGGAACAGATGTCAGAACGCAACTCGGCCCCCGCGGAGACTCTCGCCCCGGCATACACCGGACGGCTCGGGACCGACCCGGTCCCCGCGCTCCGCCTTCCGAAGTCCGAAACCGACCCCGAGGCGGCCTACCGGTTCATTCACGACGAGCTGATGCTCGACGGCAGTTCACGGCTGAACCTGGCCACGTTCGTCACCACCTGGATGGACCCGCAGGCCGATCGTCTGATGGCCGAGACCTTCGACAAGAACATGATCGACAAGGACGAGTACCCGGCCACCGCGGAGATCGAGACCCGCTGCGTGAACATGGTGGCCGACCTGTTCCACGCGGAGAACCTCACCGCCGATCCCGCGTCGGCAACCGGTGTGTCGACCGTGGGATCGTCCGAGGCGGTGATGCTCGCAGGTCTGGCCCTGAAGTGGCAGTGGCGGCAGAAGCGTCAGGAGGCGGGAGAGGACGCCACCCGTCCGAACCTCATCCTCGGCAGCAACGTACAGGTCGTGTGGGAGAAGTTCTGCCGCTACTTCGACGTCGAACCGAAGTACCTGCCCATGGAGAAGGGGCGCTACGTCATCACCCCGGAACAGGTCCGGGATGCAGTCGACGAGAACACCATCGGTGTCGTCGCGATCCTCGGCACCACCTTCACCGGGGAGCTCGAACCCGTCGCCGAGATCGCCGAGGCGCTGGACGAGATCGCCGCCGCAGGCGGGCCCGACGTCCCGGTGCACGTGGACGCGGCGAGTGGTGGCTTTGTGGTTCCGTTCCTGCACCCGGAACTGCAGTGGGACTTCCGGATTCCCCGTGTGGTGTCGATCAACGTCAGCGGCCACAAGTACGGCATGACCTACCCGGGCATCGGATTCGTCGTCTGGCGCTCGAAGGAGCACCTGCCCGAGGACCTGGTGTTCCGGGTCAACTACCTCGGCGGAGACATGCCGACGTTCACCCTCAACTTCTCGCGCCCCGGAAACCAGGTCGTCGGCCAGTACTACAACTTCATCCGACTCGGTGTCGCCGGCTACACCGCGATCATGGAGTCCCTGCGCGACACCGCACTGATGCTCTCCGAACGGATCTCCAAGATCGACAACATGCATGTCATCACCGACGGCACCGCCATTCCCGTTCTGTCTTTCGAAATCGTCGACGACCCGGGATTCACCGTCTTCGACGTCTCACACGAACTGCGCGCCCGCGGATTCCAGGTCCCGGCCTACACGATGCCCGCGGATGCCGAGGACGTCGCGGTTCTGCGGATCGTGCTGCGCGAAGGCTTCAGTCGCGACCTGGCCGCCAAGCTGGCGGACGCCCTCGACAGCGTGACCGGGGAGCTGCGAGGCAAGAACACCGATCGACCGGCGAAGACGCACTTCGCCCACTGACCGTCGTGGGGGAAGCCGCGGTCCCGGCTTCCCCACGACCGATCCCGACAGATTGCGAGACGCAACGTGAAACGCGCCGCCGGCGAACTCATCGTGATAGACGGCCTGCCGAATCTCCGCGACATCGGTGGATGGCCGGTCTCCGACGGCAGCCACGTTCGTCGGGGTGCCCTGTACCGCTCGGTCGAACTCAACCGCCTCAGCGACGTCGGTGTCGCCGCGTCGCTGCGCTCGGCGTGCACACCGTGTTCGACCTGCGCACGGAGATGGAGCGGGCGGCGCAGCCGGACCGACTTCCCGAGGGCACCGCTCACGTGGTGGTCGACGTGCTCGCCGACGCCCCGACGGACGGGCGGAACAGCTACTCGCCGAAAGTTACCGCGACATAGTCGGATCCGACAGCGCACTGGCCGCATACCGGCATCTGTACACCGCGCTCGCCGACCCCGAGGTACGGCCGGCGCTCATCCACTGCACGACGGGCAAGGACCGGACCGGTTGGGCGGCAGCGGCCCGTCAAGGTCGCCCCACGCACGTACCGGAACTGGAAAACCGCTCCGCCGTCGGAACGGACCGTCGCCGACGCGCATGTCACGAATGCATTGCTCGGCACCGTCGGCGCCGCGGAGGGGCTGTACGGGCGCCGCAAGATGACCGTGCACCTGCGCAACCAGGGCCACGAGGTCGGCAAGCACACGGTGGATCGGTTGATGCGCGACGAGGGCCTGTCCGGTGTGACTCGTGGGCGCCGGGATCGGACTACGATCCCCGGCGGCCGGAAGGCAGATCGGGCGCCTGACCTGGTCGATCGTGACTTCACCGCCGAGGTGCCGAACCGGAAGTGGGTCACCGACTTCACCTAGTTTAATACTCTCGGGACGTTCCGCTGAATGAGAGAAATTGGTGAATGTGTTCCGTCTTGTGGAACTCGCGGTCGTGGGGTGAGCCACTCTCACGGCAGGCTCCTTCCACGGTGGAGCAGTGGCATCGCCGGCGTCGGCTACGGTGACCCGGTGCCTCTCGTGATCACCACCGTGAACGTCAACGGCGTGCGCGCAGCCGCAGCCAAGGGTCTCGTCGACTGGCTCGCCTCGTCGGCCGCCGACATCGTGTGCCTGCAGGAGGTGCGGGCCACCGAGAAGCAGTTCCACGCCGCGATCGCCCCGGCGCTGGAGGCCGGATGGCACTGTGTCGGCGCAGAGTCCTCGGCCAAGGGCCGCGCCGGGGTGGCGATCCTCTCGCGTGTCCCGGCGGACGCCGTCCGCGTCGGATTCGACGTCGACGAGTTCGCCTCGGCCGGCCGCTACATCGAGGCCGACTTCGGCGACGTCACGGTGGGAAGCCTCTACCTGCCGACCGGTGAAGCACAGACGCCGAAGCAGGACGAGAAGGAACACTTCATGAAGAGCTTCGCGACCTACCTCGCCGAACGGTACGCCGCGGTGACGGCCGCAGGTCGCGACATGGTGGTGTGCGGCGACTGGAACATCGCCCCTACCGAGCGAGACATCAAGAACTGGAAGGGCAACGTCAAGAAGTCCGGCTTCCTGCCCGAGGAGCGCGCGTGGGTCGGCGACCTCCTCGAGACCGGCTGGCGCGACGTGGTGCGCGACCTCCACGGCGACGTCGCGGGCCCCTATTCGTGGTGGTCGTACCGCGGCAAGGCATTCGACACCGACGCAGGCTGGCGCATCGACTACCACCTCGTGACCCCGGGCCTGGCGGCCCGCGCGAGCGAGGCCCGCGTCGAACGCGCAGCGAGCTACGACCAGCGCTGGTCCGACCATGCACCGGTGACCGTGACCTTCGATCGCTGACCGCTTCTGCGGATCGGCGCAGAAGTGCCCACCTCGGTCGCAGCGCGGCGTGGCCTGCGTGGAATCATCGACGGCATGTCGAGCACTGCAGAACAGAACGCCACGAAGCCGAAGGCCCGCCCCCGTGTGCTGTCCGGCATCCAGCCCACCTCGGATTCGTTCCACCTCGGGAACTTCCTCGGGGCACTGGCGCAGTGGGTTCCGGCGCAGGACGAGAACGACGCCTTCTACTTCATCCCCGATCTGCACGCGATCACCGTTCCGCACGAGCCGAAGCTGCTGCGCAAGCGAGTGCTCGTCTCCGTGGCGCAGTTGCTCGCGATCGGTATCGATCCGGAGAAGTCCGTGCTGTTCGTGCAGAGCCAGGTGCCCGAGCACGCCGAGCTCGCCTGGGTCCTGAGCTGCATCACCGGTTTCGGTGAGGCCAGCCGGATGACGCAGTTCAAGGACAAGTCGGCCAAGCAGGGCACCGAGCACGCCGGCGTCGGCCTGTTCACCTATCCGATCCTCATGGCCGCCGACATCCTGCTCTACCGCGCGAGCCACGTGCCGGTGGGGGAGGACCAGCGTCAGCACCTCGAACTCACGCGAGATCTCGCGCAGCGCTTCAACTCCCGCTTCGGCAAGACCTTCGTCGTCCCCGAGCCGACGATCGTGAAGGAGACCGCGAAGATCTACGACCTGCAGGATCCGACGTCGAAGATGAGCAAGTCCGCGGCGACCGACGCGGGCCTGATCAACCTGCTCGACGATCCGAAGGTCTCGGCGAAGAAGATCCGCTCCGCGGTGACCGACAACGAGCGTGAGATCCGTTTCGACCGCGAGAACAAGCCCGGAGTGTCGAACCTGCTCACCATCCAGTCGGCGCTGTCGGGTCGCAGCATCGACGAACTCGTCGCCGGCTACGAGGGCAAGGGTTACGGCGATCTGAAGGCCGACACCGCAGAGGTCCTCACCGAGTTCGTCACCCCGATCCGCACCAAGGTCGACGAGTACCTGGCCGACCCGGCCGAACTGAACCGCATTCTCGCGGGCGGCGCGGACCGCGCTCGCGAGGTCGCATCCCGCACCTTGGCGCAGGTCTATGACAAGGTGGGTTTCCTGCCGCGGACCTAGACGAAGGAGCACCCGGATGGCCGGCGAACCCGACGAGAAGCCGGGGTTTCTCGAACGTCAACGCGCGGCCCATCCGGTGCTCGACCGCGTCCTTCGGGCCGGGGTGCGGTACCAGGAGAACAAGGGCGACTACTACGCGGCCGGCCTGACCTACTTCACGGTGCTGGCGATCGTCCCGATCATCATGGTCGTGTTCTCTCTGGCCGGTTTCGTGCTCGCCGGGCGACCCGAACTGCTCGACCAGATCCGGCAGATCATCTCCGAGAACATTCCCGGTCAGCTCGGCGGCACCGTGCAGAGCCTGATCGACTCGGCGATCGAATCCCGCGGCGCGGTCGGCCTCATCGGCCTGCTCACCGCCTCGTATGCCGGTCTGGGCTGGATCACGAATCTTCGCGAAGCCCTCACCGCCATGTGGGAGCACCCGCGCGACAAGGGCAACTTCCTCGTAGTGAAGTTGCGCGACGGGGGCGCACTTCTCAGTCTCGGACTCGCGATGACCGTGTCGTTGGGGCTCTCGGCGCTGAGCAGCGGGCCGATCGCGCGCAGGATCGTCGAGCTGCTCAACATGGAGAATCTCGTCGGCATCGGCGTGGGTCTGCGAATTCTGGCTCTGGTGGCGGCCACTGCCGCCACCGGTCTGGTGTTCACCTGGGTGATCGCTCGCCTGCCCCGCGAACCCGTTCCGTTCCGCAGCGCGCTCGTCGCGGGTGCGATCGCCGGGATCGGTTTCGAACTGCTCAAGCAGACGGGTTCGATCTACCTCGAACGTGTGCTCAACGGCCCGGCGGGCGTCGCCTTCGGCCCGATCCTCGGCATCCTCGTGTTCGGTAACCTCACGGCCCGCCTGGTGCTCTTCTGCACCGCGTTCGCAGCGACGTCCCGAGCGAGCCTCGCACTCGCACACCATCCCGCGCCCACAGGGGCGGTCATCACGCCTCGCCTCGAGGTGCACGAGGGTCTCGACGCGCGCCGCGGCGCCGCAATCCTCGGTGCGGGCCTGGTCGGTGGACTCCTCGCCGGGCTGCGCTTCCGGAGGAAATGAGCGAACTCCCGGGGTGAAAACTCGGTTCGGGGGTGCCGATCGTGCCGCGGACGGGCGACGATGGAGGCGTGGCAAAACAGACGCGATCCGCCGCGCCCCAACGCGCGTTCCGGGTGACTCCGCGCAGAGCGCTCGCGGCCGTCCTGGTCCTGCTCGCTGCGCTGTTCGTTCTCCAGAACCGCAACAGTACGAGCATCGACCTCTTCTGGATCTCGCTGCAGGCACCGCTGTGGCTGGTGCTCGTCATCATCTTCGCGGTCGGGTGGGTCGCGGGCTTCCTGTTCGCACGCGGACGCTGATCCGCATCGGTGCGGCCACCGGCAACGGAGCACAGGGGAGTGGGCACAGCGGAGTGGGCACCGACGACAGCAGGCCCGTCCCCGAAGGGACGGACCTGCTGTCGTGCGAGGTGATCAGCGAGCGAACATGAGCGCGCGCTTGACCTCCTGGATCGCCTTCGTCACCTGGATGCCACGGGGGCACGCGTCGGTGCAGTTGAAGGTGGTGCGGCAGCGCCACACGCCTTCCTTGTCGTTGAGGATGTCCAGCCGCTCGGAGGCACCCTCGTCACGCGAATCGAAGATGAACCGGTGCGCGTTGACGATCGCGGCGGGACCGAAGTAGCTGCCGTCGCTCCAATACACCGGGCACGAGGTGGTGCAGCACGCGCACAGGATGCACTTGGTGGTGTCGTCGAACCGGGCACGGTCGGCCTGCGACTGGATACGCTCGCGGGTCGGCTCGTTGCCGGAGGCGATGAGGAACGGCTTCACGGCGCGGTAGGCGTCGAAGAAGGGCTCCATGTCGACGACGAGGTCCTTCTCGACCGGAAGGCCACGGATCGGCTCGATCGTGATCGTGACGTCCTTGCCGTTCTTGTCCAGCATGTCCTTCATGAGGATCTTGCAGGCGAGACG
This window of the Rhodococcus pyridinivorans genome carries:
- a CDS encoding YhjD/YihY/BrkB family envelope integrity protein — translated: MAGEPDEKPGFLERQRAAHPVLDRVLRAGVRYQENKGDYYAAGLTYFTVLAIVPIIMVVFSLAGFVLAGRPELLDQIRQIISENIPGQLGGTVQSLIDSAIESRGAVGLIGLLTASYAGLGWITNLREALTAMWEHPRDKGNFLVVKLRDGGALLSLGLAMTVSLGLSALSSGPIARRIVELLNMENLVGIGVGLRILALVAATAATGLVFTWVIARLPREPVPFRSALVAGAIAGIGFELLKQTGSIYLERVLNGPAGVAFGPILGILVFGNLTARLVLFCTAFAATSRASLALAHHPAPTGAVITPRLEVHEGLDARRGAAILGAGLVGGLLAGLRFRRK
- the trpS gene encoding tryptophan--tRNA ligase; amino-acid sequence: MSSTAEQNATKPKARPRVLSGIQPTSDSFHLGNFLGALAQWVPAQDENDAFYFIPDLHAITVPHEPKLLRKRVLVSVAQLLAIGIDPEKSVLFVQSQVPEHAELAWVLSCITGFGEASRMTQFKDKSAKQGTEHAGVGLFTYPILMAADILLYRASHVPVGEDQRQHLELTRDLAQRFNSRFGKTFVVPEPTIVKETAKIYDLQDPTSKMSKSAATDAGLINLLDDPKVSAKKIRSAVTDNEREIRFDRENKPGVSNLLTIQSALSGRSIDELVAGYEGKGYGDLKADTAEVLTEFVTPIRTKVDEYLADPAELNRILAGGADRAREVASRTLAQVYDKVGFLPRT
- a CDS encoding succinate dehydrogenase iron-sulfur subunit, whose protein sequence is MTTIEKTDTGASTLPPVPEGATMVTLKIARFNPEDDKGQHWDSFQVPALPSDRLLNLLGYVKGYLDGTLTFRRSCAHGVCGSDAMRVNGVNRLACKILMKDMLDKNGKDVTITIEPIRGLPVEKDLVVDMEPFFDAYRAVKPFLIASGNEPTRERIQSQADRARFDDTTKCILCACCTTSCPVYWSDGSYFGPAAIVNAHRFIFDSRDEGASERLDILNDKEGVWRCRTTFNCTDACPRGIQVTKAIQEVKRALMFAR
- a CDS encoding LapA family protein, with product MAKQTRSAAPQRAFRVTPRRALAAVLVLLAALFVLQNRNSTSIDLFWISLQAPLWLVLVIIFAVGWVAGFLFARGR